A window of the Leucothrix mucor DSM 2157 genome harbors these coding sequences:
- a CDS encoding LysR family transcriptional regulator — protein sequence MKNDQLKAFVAVVEHGSFRAAASALFKTQSTVSASVKTLETEFGVQLFNRDAYRPSLTSAGKVFYRDAKKLVAQVHELEVLGHQLATGIEQRLSICLSAVCVIPPELNTVKRFSAMHPDMRLSISTGHMSGVLEGLRLEKTDLAIGPHHGLDDRYEFQEISQIHMTTVAAPNYIPVGPDTLISQAQMRQYPHILISDTGTSPLDHVNVLTGGQRWFVNDYHIKKTLILASMGWARIPAHMVQREVADGRLVELAIENFNYTGRMPIYLIRLRGHPHSELAREFWDEVVSNKQ from the coding sequence ATGAAAAATGACCAGTTAAAGGCATTCGTGGCAGTGGTTGAGCACGGCAGCTTTCGTGCAGCGGCCTCTGCCTTGTTTAAAACGCAATCGACGGTGAGCGCTTCGGTTAAGACGTTGGAAACGGAATTTGGTGTGCAGTTGTTTAACCGCGATGCCTATCGGCCGAGCTTAACCAGCGCAGGAAAGGTGTTTTACAGGGATGCTAAAAAGCTTGTCGCTCAAGTGCATGAATTGGAGGTATTGGGCCATCAGTTAGCTACCGGCATCGAACAGCGATTATCGATTTGCTTAAGTGCGGTCTGCGTGATTCCACCGGAGTTAAATACGGTCAAGCGCTTTTCGGCGATGCATCCGGATATGCGCCTGTCTATTTCAACGGGGCATATGTCGGGTGTGCTCGAAGGCTTGCGCTTGGAGAAAACAGATCTGGCCATCGGTCCGCATCATGGTTTGGATGATCGCTATGAGTTTCAGGAAATTAGCCAGATTCATATGACTACGGTGGCTGCCCCAAACTACATTCCAGTGGGGCCTGATACGTTGATCAGTCAGGCACAAATGCGCCAATATCCGCACATCTTAATCTCCGATACCGGCACCTCGCCATTAGATCATGTCAATGTATTAACCGGTGGCCAGCGTTGGTTTGTGAATGATTATCACATTAAGAAAACACTGATATTGGCCAGTATGGGCTGGGCGCGCATTCCAGCTCATATGGTCCAGCGGGAAGTGGCTGATGGACGATTGGTCGAACTAGCCATTGAGAACTTCAATTACACCGGCAGAATGCCTATTTATTTGATCCGTTTACGGGGGCATCCTCACAGTGAATTGGCGCGAGAATTTTGGGATGAGGTGGTTAGTAATAAGCAGTAA
- a CDS encoding endonuclease/exonuclease/phosphatase family protein has protein sequence MKIASWNCGGALRKKLDQADSLSADILIIQECEDPARSTHAYREWAGNYLWLGDSKNKGIGIFPKNGHRVTALNWSGKFEIAGIKHPSGSWTTEALKLFLPFSINDDYKVLGVWTKGADSQAFAYIGQLWKYLQIHRQQLSGPRQLIMGDLNSNAIWDKSDRWWNHSNVIEELAELGLSSVYHWQHGENQGEESLATFFLYRRMAKAYHIDYAFASKDLLDRCTLDVGIPEDWLTVSDHVPITLKLDTA, from the coding sequence ATGAAAATAGCTTCGTGGAATTGCGGTGGCGCTTTACGGAAAAAACTGGATCAAGCTGATAGCCTCTCAGCAGATATATTGATTATTCAAGAATGTGAGGACCCAGCTCGCTCAACTCATGCTTACCGGGAGTGGGCGGGTAACTACCTATGGCTTGGTGATTCAAAAAATAAAGGCATTGGCATATTCCCCAAAAACGGCCATCGGGTAACAGCGTTGAACTGGTCAGGAAAATTTGAAATTGCAGGTATCAAGCACCCTTCTGGCAGCTGGACAACCGAAGCGCTTAAACTGTTTCTACCATTTTCAATTAATGATGATTACAAGGTTTTGGGGGTTTGGACTAAGGGCGCAGACTCTCAAGCCTTTGCTTATATTGGACAGCTCTGGAAGTATTTACAGATTCACCGGCAGCAACTTTCAGGCCCACGCCAACTAATCATGGGTGACCTTAATAGTAATGCTATCTGGGATAAATCCGATCGCTGGTGGAATCACTCTAATGTGATTGAAGAGCTTGCCGAATTGGGATTAAGCAGCGTCTATCATTGGCAGCATGGCGAGAATCAGGGAGAGGAATCCCTTGCTACATTCTTCTTATATCGGCGGATGGCTAAGGCTTACCATATTGACTATGCCTTCGCCTCCAAGGATTTATTAGATCGCTGCACACTTGATGTAGGTATACCGGAAGACTGGCTAACTGTCAGCGACCACGTACCCATAACTCTAAAACTCGACACTGCCTAA
- a CDS encoding TraB/GumN family protein encodes MITCNTCTRTLSLLSVTLAAALLSQLAVADSSVWKAEKDGNHIYLGGTIHVLSKDDYPLPKEYEQAYKQSEAVFFEVDIKKMKDPETAQLIMPLLMAQDGETLDKVLKPETMEALTAFTKARGLPMTVINGFNPSGAYLMLTSMELMAMGMIDAGVDEFYDTKAREDKKVLGQMETIEEQMSLFARIGKDDPDQLIMYTLRDLAEMPAMMKGMKDAWRSGDRAKYRELLLEPFVKDYPDAYEALLVERNNNWMPKIEALFETPEIELVLVGALHMIGKDGLLQQLEKKGYRVGPFEGEDLVAE; translated from the coding sequence ATGATTACTTGCAACACATGTACCAGAACCCTTTCGCTATTATCCGTCACGCTGGCGGCTGCGCTATTGAGTCAACTGGCGGTCGCTGACAGCTCAGTGTGGAAAGCGGAAAAAGACGGAAACCATATTTACCTTGGCGGCACGATTCATGTCTTAAGCAAGGATGATTACCCGCTGCCCAAGGAATACGAACAGGCCTATAAGCAATCAGAAGCGGTTTTCTTTGAAGTTGATATTAAGAAAATGAAAGACCCGGAAACTGCGCAGTTGATCATGCCGCTGCTAATGGCTCAGGATGGGGAAACACTGGATAAGGTGTTAAAGCCTGAAACCATGGAAGCGTTGACTGCTTTTACAAAAGCGCGCGGATTACCAATGACGGTAATCAACGGTTTTAACCCTAGTGGTGCTTATTTGATGCTGACCTCTATGGAGCTAATGGCCATGGGTATGATCGATGCGGGCGTGGATGAGTTTTACGATACTAAAGCACGCGAGGATAAAAAGGTACTGGGCCAGATGGAAACTATTGAGGAGCAAATGTCACTCTTCGCTCGCATAGGCAAAGATGATCCTGATCAGTTGATTATGTATACCCTTCGTGATTTGGCAGAAATGCCAGCGATGATGAAGGGTATGAAAGACGCTTGGCGCTCAGGTGATCGGGCGAAGTATCGCGAACTGTTACTGGAGCCATTTGTGAAGGATTATCCGGATGCTTATGAAGCGTTGTTGGTGGAGCGGAACAATAACTGGATGCCTAAGATTGAAGCGCTGTTTGAGACGCCGGAAATTGAGCTGGTGCTGGTGGGCGCGCTGCATATGATTGGTAAGGATGGGCTGTTGCAGCAGTTGGAGAAGAAGGGATATAGGGTGGGGCCGTTTGAGGGTGAAGATCTCGTTGCTGAATGA
- a CDS encoding AbrB/MazE/SpoVT family DNA-binding domain-containing protein: MSSATITSKGQTTIPKDIRDALDLHSKDKIEFTLLPDGTVIMRAKRRSILELHGLLHSPDRKPIPLGQMSPWK, from the coding sequence ATGTCATCCGCAACAATCACCAGCAAAGGTCAAACCACAATCCCCAAGGATATTCGGGATGCGTTAGACCTCCATTCAAAAGATAAAATTGAGTTCACATTGCTCCCCGATGGAACCGTCATTATGCGGGCGAAGCGACGGAGTATTCTAGAACTGCATGGTTTGTTACATTCGCCCGATAGAAAACCAATTCCTTTGGGACAAATGAGCCCTTGGAAATGA
- a CDS encoding PIN domain-containing protein encodes MNAVFGLDTNVLVRFLLNDDEKQSAIARDRIKQAIKSGIPLRISLLTILETEWVLRSYGKCSKETILETMKCLLESRDVQIEQEETLEQALYYYRNHTADFADCLMVSRYQRTGCEAMLTFDEKASKLPGSQLL; translated from the coding sequence ATGAATGCAGTGTTTGGTTTAGACACCAACGTGCTTGTTCGTTTTTTACTGAATGATGATGAAAAGCAATCTGCTATTGCACGTGACAGAATCAAGCAGGCGATTAAAAGTGGCATACCTTTACGTATTAGTTTGCTTACAATTCTTGAAACTGAGTGGGTGTTACGCAGTTATGGAAAGTGCAGTAAAGAGACTATATTAGAAACGATGAAGTGCTTGCTAGAGTCTCGGGATGTTCAGATTGAGCAGGAAGAAACATTGGAGCAGGCGCTTTATTATTACCGAAATCACACCGCAGACTTTGCTGACTGCTTGATGGTGAGTCGATATCAGAGAACAGGGTGTGAGGCTATGCTGACGTTTGATGAGAAAGCATCTAAATTGCCGGGCAGCCAGTTGTTGTAG
- a CDS encoding FCD domain-containing protein: protein MKKPRLSERIADQLESMIADGSLQPGDRLPAERTLAERFEVSRPSLREGIQKLISKGLLFTRPGGGTFVKNSVSTNFNDPMVAMFRENPEYRFDVLEIRHALEGNAAFYAALRATDEDKAKIRENYETMIKVHGSKDPMDEARADAAFHLSIVEASHNLVLLHVMRGLFELLQNSITHNLDKLYTIPRVFDPLSTQHKALMEAVVEGRPEDAREAAQHHLAFVEDSIKEIDNDEARKIRSLNRLNILGEIAR, encoded by the coding sequence ATGAAAAAACCACGCTTATCTGAGCGCATCGCAGACCAGCTTGAAAGCATGATTGCTGATGGTAGCTTGCAACCTGGCGATCGTTTGCCCGCCGAACGCACACTTGCTGAGCGCTTCGAAGTATCCCGCCCCTCCTTGCGTGAGGGCATACAAAAACTGATTAGCAAAGGTTTGTTATTCACTCGTCCCGGCGGTGGAACCTTTGTGAAAAACTCGGTATCAACCAACTTCAATGATCCCATGGTTGCCATGTTTCGGGAGAATCCCGAATACCGTTTCGATGTATTGGAAATTCGCCATGCCTTAGAAGGCAATGCCGCGTTTTATGCCGCGCTGCGTGCTACCGACGAAGACAAAGCCAAGATACGTGAAAACTATGAAACCATGATCAAGGTGCATGGCAGCAAAGATCCCATGGATGAAGCGCGCGCCGATGCCGCCTTCCATTTATCGATCGTCGAAGCCTCGCATAATCTGGTGTTATTACATGTCATGCGCGGCCTGTTTGAGCTGCTGCAAAACAGTATTACGCACAACCTCGATAAACTGTACACCATTCCCCGTGTGTTTGATCCTCTCAGTACGCAACATAAAGCACTGATGGAAGCGGTGGTAGAAGGACGGCCGGAAGATGCGCGCGAAGCAGCACAACATCACCTTGCTTTTGTGGAAGACTCTATTAAAGAAATTGATAATGATGAAGCCCGCAAAATACGCTCGCTAAACCGATTGAATATTCTTGGTGAGATTGCACGGTGA
- a CDS encoding FAD-binding and (Fe-S)-binding domain-containing protein — MKTANYDVFCRELETWVPSSRQYRDDLHRLTYGTDASFYRLIPEVVVKVVDESEIVALIKLANKHQLAVTFRAAGTSLSGQAVTDSVLVVLEGNSWRDYEILNGGSQIRLQPGIIGAQANKYLAPLGRKIGPDPASIAAAKIGGIAANNASGMCCGTAQNSYQTLVGMRIVFADGSVLDTRDDASCEAFAKSHPELLDGLRNMALQVKSDTTLRDKIHHKFRLKNTTGYSLNALVDYEEPIDILQHLMIGSEGTLGFISDITYNTVPDHANKATALVLFPNIEAACNGVAALKSQPVDAVELMDRAGLRSVEDKPGMPAHLKALDNEAACLLIDVRGETPAALAEKIAVVQATLAEHDLLMPAEFSTDPTEYARLWNIRKGLFPAVGAVREKGTTVIIEDVAFPMEYLAQGTRELQALFLKYNYSEAIIFGHALEGNLHFVFTQDFSTQAEVDRYAGFMHDVAELVAVKYGGSLKAEHGTGRNMAPFVEMEWGKDAYQLMWTLKGLFDPSNLLNPGVILNEDADVHLKNLKPMPAANDLVDRCIECGFCEPICPSRHLTLTPRQRIVAVREQARLLAEGLDDSAKIWASALDYDAIDTCAVDGLCATRCPVNINTGELMRELRTDRHGNLANKVATTAGNSMGALTAATRVGLKSADLAYKILGEKKLSSVSKGVNKVSAGSIPVWHPYMPRGAKSFEAKSAGPSASMVGNGKVVYFPACVTRSMSTSVNDSETRDLRAVMDSLLQKAGFSSVIPPSVDKLCCGMPFASKGYPDAANTSVEQLEAVLWEASEQGKYPVLCDTSPCTLRMIEQFTKPIKVFETAGFIEQYLLPHLELKQKEQSIALHITCSARKMGLDATLRKLTGLCAKQVIEPEEEGCCGFAGDKGFSVPELNAAALTRLKQQLPDDCTQGVSNSRTCEIGLSLHSGRQYHSIAYLVDDCS, encoded by the coding sequence ATGAAGACTGCTAACTATGATGTATTTTGTCGTGAACTCGAAACTTGGGTTCCATCCTCACGCCAATATCGGGATGATCTACATCGCCTGACTTACGGAACGGATGCCAGCTTTTATCGGCTCATTCCGGAAGTCGTGGTTAAAGTCGTTGATGAGTCCGAGATTGTTGCGCTGATTAAGTTGGCCAATAAGCACCAATTAGCCGTCACCTTCCGCGCCGCCGGTACCAGTCTCTCAGGGCAGGCAGTAACGGATTCCGTATTGGTTGTACTTGAAGGCAATAGCTGGCGCGACTATGAAATACTCAATGGCGGCAGCCAGATTCGTTTGCAGCCCGGCATTATCGGCGCACAAGCTAATAAGTACCTAGCACCCCTTGGGCGTAAAATCGGTCCAGATCCTGCTTCCATCGCAGCGGCTAAAATCGGTGGTATCGCCGCTAATAATGCCAGTGGCATGTGCTGCGGTACCGCGCAAAACAGCTATCAAACTCTGGTCGGCATGCGCATTGTATTTGCAGATGGTAGCGTACTGGATACGCGTGATGATGCCAGTTGCGAAGCCTTTGCCAAGTCACATCCTGAGTTATTAGATGGCTTGCGCAATATGGCCCTGCAAGTGAAGTCAGATACCACGCTACGCGATAAAATCCATCATAAATTCCGCCTGAAAAATACCACCGGCTACAGCTTAAACGCGCTAGTGGATTATGAAGAGCCGATTGATATTTTGCAGCATCTGATGATTGGCTCCGAAGGTACTTTGGGCTTTATCTCCGACATTACCTATAACACTGTGCCTGATCACGCAAACAAAGCCACGGCATTGGTGTTATTCCCCAATATCGAAGCGGCGTGTAATGGCGTGGCGGCGTTAAAATCGCAACCCGTCGATGCGGTTGAGCTGATGGATCGCGCCGGTTTGCGCTCGGTAGAAGATAAGCCTGGTATGCCCGCGCACTTAAAAGCGTTGGATAATGAGGCGGCTTGTTTGCTGATCGATGTACGCGGTGAAACACCGGCTGCCTTGGCTGAGAAAATCGCCGTTGTGCAAGCCACTTTAGCTGAGCACGATTTATTGATGCCCGCCGAGTTCAGCACTGACCCTACTGAATACGCGCGCCTGTGGAATATCCGTAAAGGTCTATTCCCCGCCGTTGGTGCCGTGCGTGAAAAAGGCACGACCGTTATTATCGAAGATGTGGCTTTCCCAATGGAGTATTTGGCGCAAGGTACCCGTGAGTTGCAGGCGCTTTTCCTTAAGTACAATTATAGCGAGGCGATTATTTTCGGGCATGCGCTGGAAGGTAATCTGCACTTTGTATTCACGCAGGATTTTAGTACCCAAGCTGAAGTCGATCGCTACGCAGGCTTTATGCACGATGTGGCAGAGCTGGTGGCCGTTAAATACGGTGGCTCACTTAAAGCAGAGCACGGCACCGGCCGCAATATGGCACCATTTGTGGAAATGGAATGGGGCAAAGATGCCTACCAATTGATGTGGACATTGAAGGGCTTGTTTGATCCGTCAAACCTGCTCAATCCTGGCGTTATTTTGAATGAAGATGCGGATGTGCATCTTAAAAACCTGAAGCCAATGCCGGCTGCTAATGACTTGGTAGACCGCTGTATTGAGTGTGGATTCTGTGAGCCAATTTGCCCATCACGGCATCTAACGCTCACGCCTCGCCAACGGATTGTCGCCGTGCGCGAACAGGCGCGTTTACTGGCAGAAGGATTGGATGACTCGGCCAAAATCTGGGCAAGTGCATTAGATTATGATGCGATTGATACCTGTGCAGTGGATGGTTTATGCGCCACGCGTTGTCCGGTGAATATCAATACTGGCGAGCTAATGCGTGAGCTGCGTACCGATCGCCATGGCAATTTGGCAAACAAAGTTGCAACCACCGCAGGCAACAGCATGGGCGCTTTAACTGCAGCCACACGCGTTGGTTTAAAGTCGGCTGATCTGGCCTATAAAATTTTGGGTGAGAAAAAACTAAGTAGCGTAAGCAAAGGTGTAAATAAAGTGAGTGCTGGTAGCATTCCCGTTTGGCACCCTTATATGCCGCGCGGCGCAAAGTCGTTTGAAGCAAAAAGTGCAGGGCCGTCAGCGAGTATGGTTGGCAACGGCAAGGTGGTTTATTTCCCAGCCTGCGTCACGCGTAGTATGAGCACGTCGGTAAATGATTCAGAAACTCGTGATTTGCGCGCGGTCATGGACTCATTGCTGCAAAAAGCGGGCTTTAGTTCGGTGATCCCGCCATCGGTGGATAAGTTGTGCTGCGGTATGCCATTTGCCAGCAAAGGATATCCAGATGCGGCAAATACTTCGGTTGAGCAGTTGGAAGCCGTACTTTGGGAGGCCAGCGAGCAGGGTAAATATCCGGTGCTGTGTGATACCAGCCCTTGCACCTTGCGCATGATTGAACAATTCACCAAGCCGATTAAAGTGTTTGAAACAGCCGGTTTCATCGAGCAGTATTTGTTGCCACATTTGGAGCTTAAGCAAAAAGAGCAATCTATTGCGCTCCACATCACTTGCAGTGCTCGTAAAATGGGACTGGATGCGACTTTGCGCAAACTGACTGGCTTGTGTGCCAAACAAGTTATCGAACCTGAAGAAGAGGGCTGTTGTGGCTTTGCGGGTGATAAAGGCTTTAGTGTGCCCGAGCTGAATGCCGCTGCGTTGACGCGCTTAAAGCAGCAATTACCAGATGACTGCACACAAGGCGTCAGTAACAGCCGCACTTGTGAAATTGGTTTGTCCTTACATTCTGGTCGGCAATATCATTCTATTGCTTACTTGGTGGACGATTGCAGCTAG